In Antechinus flavipes isolate AdamAnt ecotype Samford, QLD, Australia chromosome 3, AdamAnt_v2, whole genome shotgun sequence, a genomic segment contains:
- the LOC127557466 gene encoding olfactory receptor 51G2-like, with translation MADFNTSSDLSTTFYFIGVPGYESLHHWISIPFCIFYLIGIVGNCTILHIVRTDPSLHEPMYYFLAMLSLTDMGMSLPTLVSVFSVLWSISREIEFNTCVIQMFFIHAFSNTESAVLLAMAFDRYVAICHPLRYSTILTPQRIAKIGIAAFLRSALPIIPLMISLGYFPFCRSHVLSHSYCLHQDMIRLACADIKFNVIYGLILVIILWGFDSLGILVSYIFILRSVLSIASRKERLKALNTCASHISAVLILYVPMIGLSLVHRFAKHASPLVHIFIAHIYLLVPPVLNPLIYSVKTKQIRTGMIRLFVPTRIRST, from the coding sequence ATGGCAGACTTCAATACCAGTAGTGACCTATCTACCACATTCTACTTCATTGGAGTTCCTGGTTATGAGTCACTACACCACTGGATCTCCATCCCTTTCTGCATCTTCTATCTGATTGGAATAGTGGGCAACTGTACCATCCTTCATATAGTTAGAACTGACCCAAGTCTCCATGAACCCATGTACTATTTCTTGGCCATGTTGTCTCTCACTGACATGGGCATGTCCCTTCCCACTCTTGTATCAGTCTTCAGTGTGCTGTGGTCCATCTCCAGGGAGATTGAATTCAACACTTGTGTGATACAGATGTTCTTCATCCATGCTTTCTCCAACACAGAATCAGCAGTGCTCCTGGCAATGGCCTTTGACCGCTATGTAGCAATCTGTCATCCTCTGAGATATTCCACCATCCTCACTCCACAGCGCATTGCCAAGATTGGAATTGCAGCTTTTCTCAGGAGTGCACTACCCATTATTCCACTGATGATCAGTCTTGGATACTTCCCCTTTTGTCGCTCCCATGTCCTTTCTCATTCCTACTGCCTACATCAGGACATGATCCGCTTGGCTTGTGCTGATATTAAGTTTAATGTCATCTATGGATTAATTTTAGTCATCATTCTATGGGGATTTGATTCTCTGGGCATTCTGGTTTCTTATATCTTCATTCTCCGTTCTGTGCTAAGCATAGCATCACGGAAGGAAAGGCTCAAAGCTCTCAACACATGTGCCTCCCACATCTCTGCTGTCCTCATCCTCTATGTGCCCATGATTGGTCTGTCTCTTGTCCACCGTTTTGCGAAGCATGCTTCTCCTCTTGTCCACATTTTCATAGCTCACATCTACTTGCTGGTGCCTCCTGTGCTCAACCCTCTAATCTATAGTGTGAAGACTAAGCAGATTCGCACAGGGATGATCCGTCTATTTGTCCCCACAAGAATTCGTTCCACCTAG